A stretch of DNA from Paramormyrops kingsleyae isolate MSU_618 chromosome 15, PKINGS_0.4, whole genome shotgun sequence:
ACACAGACCTAAAGGCATCAGCATCTGTTTTCCATATCCACACATTAAAAAGTTCAATTTCAACACATCCATGTACAAATACACAGTGCACTGAAATACCATTATCCTTAGGCCCCTTATACATAAGTGCGAATACAATAAATCAGTATATGACATAAAACGACTCGCCATGTATTCCACACATACATAATTTTAACCATATTTATTACCCATTGTGGCCACTGTGACTTAGCATGCTGTCATTTTGGATGATTTGTGATTATTTACTGTAAAAACTACGCAGATGCAACAAATATGAAGATAGACAACAGACACTAATCACTTTAACTATAGCTTTTAAAAATAAGGTAGTTTTGCTGTGTGTGAAGTCTTAACAGCATGTGTGACAGCATGTGTGACAGCATGGGTGACAGCATGGGTGACAGCATGTGTGACAACATGGGTGACAGCATGGGTGACAGCATGTGTGACAGCACGTGTGACAGCACGGGTGACAGCACGGGTGACAGCACGTGTGACAGCATGTGTGACAGCATGGGTGACAGCATGTGTGACAGCAAACTCGATGTCATTTGTGCTTTACTGTTGTCACCATATTGGTTTATAAAAAACACCTCACTCAGGAATTTTTGGTCCTTCTCCTCTGTTGTCTTCTGGCATGTTTTGTTCTTTCTTGCCTGTTTCATGCACCATTTTGTTCAAATTATAGGAAGACTGATATTAATGGATTGCCACACACTTCTGTCAAGTGCCTTGAGACGACTGTGTtttgaaaggtgctatataaaaatgaatttatttgaattacgaagcattttttttaattatgccCTAGTCACTGCTGGGTCACAGCAGCAAATCAAGCATAAACATCCCAACTATCACTCAATGTTCACATGCTGGCCGATTTGGGATTAAATGAAATTTCAATCAGGTTTCCTGGGCTCCATAAATTGTTTGTTGTATGTGTATGTACAGTGTGATGGATCCAGGATGTACCTCAGCCTTGTGTCTGGGATAGgcgccaaccccccccccccccccgaaacacaCACAGTGGGTGGATGGATCGCTGTCATGGAGATTCCTCTAGATTCTTCAAAGAGGGAATTATAGCCTGTTACTGTGGCCCTTAATCACCCATTAAGCAAGTCCCATCATTACTGCCATAACCcaatttcattataacaaacTTACAAAAATGTAGcattatgtttttatatatttcagtGGGCATTATTGTCAGGTATACAGTGGCATGAAAGAGCACTGCCCCAGGATCACAGTGACAGACACACTGCAAGCGACAACAGGAGGGTTTATAGGCCTTAAACTGCATCTACTTGAGATGTAAGATAAATGAGAATGTGCACATTCCCCGGCCAAACAAACCACATCACTACAGTGAGGACACACATGGTATAGCACTGCACCCTTAAGGGTGATGTGGTCTGATCTTCTCACAAAACTCACCTTTCAAAAAAATCGGTCTCCTTCAAGGGCAGGCTGCTGGCAGGATCAGGTTACCATACCTGCTGCCCCTGTTGAGGATAATCTTCTCTGTCTCAGTGTCTCAACGCTGTATAGCTCTTAAACTTCCATTAATCCCAGACAGCCTCAGAACACGTATTTGCAGAATTCTTAGTGATTAGTAGGTTGTTTTTAACATGAGTACAGTTCAGCCTCTGCCTTAACTTGTTCAAATTGTATACTAGTTACTCATTTGAACCAAGCTGAAAATACAGATTTCTGGTGATGAGCAGTTTGTTAAATACAGAAGCCTCAACCCTATATGTACTttgcatggagtttgcatgctctccttgTCTTATGTGGGTTTCCCTCTGCAGACATGCAGCCAGGCTGACTGGTGTCTCCAAAGTGCCCACAGCGAgtgactgcgtctgtgtgccccgcgatggactggcaccccgccCAGGCTGTACCCAAGCCACGTGCCGTGTGTGACCTGGGACAGGGgacaggctccagccccccccccccccccgcccctcatCACACAACTGACCACAGGAGCAACAATTAGCCAATAAAACGAAATAaagatgaacttaaaacaatAATCAGAGAAATATGCAGGCAAGAATGATGGATAAAAGACCAGGCTTTCTGGgtaacaatgacaaaatgcacaGAATGGGTCttgctttttattattaaattaaacagGCACAGTTTATATGTACCTCATACATTACTACAACTAATTCTCAAAATAAACACTTCCcccaattttgtttttatttttctaacAATCCACAACCCAATAGTTCTatcaaagtaataaaaaaaagaaaaaaaaagaaaaaagaataacaataataaataaaatgggggggggggggtatgaagCATCACCAAGCTTCAACCAAACACCCATCATatcagggtggggtgggggggtgttagaGATGCTCAAAGTCAGCATGCAGGACCTTCACACAGATGGTTCCCACTcaagcagcgtttcccaatccagtccacgtttttttctccctcccaggaCCCTGCAAGAATGTGGAGTGCCTGACACGAGATCAGGGgggagtaaaaacatggaccggattgggaaacgctgcaaTAGAGAGACTCACTACTATGTTCCATTTTGAAGGGAGCGGGACCCCCAGTTGGGAGAGGCGCTGCCCGCACGCGCTCTGTGCTGCTCTCTCTCAACATTGGCGGCCACAAATCCCGACGACAACCATGGAGGGTTGCCCTCGCCGACATGACACTCCAATCCGGTCTGAGCTTCATCCCAGTGACTCCAGTGCCACTCGCAGACAGAAACCCTTCACTAGAAAGCGAGCAAACGCAGTCTGGTCGCCACCTCCGGATATTAATCAGACAAAACGTATAATAAAGTAAAGTGGACATGATGCCGGGAAGGAAGATTCCAGAACTCTGGACAGGTGACACACGTCAGCGGTTCTCCTTCGGATCCGAACCTGGCGGGCAGAAGGTTGTGACGTCTCTACGAGCTCCGGGGCAGAGTGACACTTCAAAAGGGCTCCTGATGAGCAATAGCGTATCAAACCCTTCCTGTAACTGCCACACTAAGCCATTTATAATTACCGTGACTGTACAGACCTAGATGCACCGATGCTAAAGGCTTGGAGAGCCTTCAAGAAGACCTCCAGAACAAAGAAGCAAGGTACAATCTTTAGAAAACATACCACACACAGGCTTTATATTACAggcaatatattaaaatatttttaaaagaaaaacacatttatataaAGTGAGGACTGTCTATTATGACCCTAGCACTCATTACTAACTtaggttttttttatatataacaaTTTAAAAACCCAACAGTGTCCTTACACTCACTGTACTTAACATCGTAACAGTCTTTTTGGTGAAAATATTTCAATCGAATGCAAAATATTACCTAGGAGTTTTATAGTGGATTTTATTAATTCAAAAAGTACCTGAGCCAGATGAACCACGATGAGCGAAATCTCTATCTAGTCTAATCTTGTGATCTTTACGTCAAACTATTTTACAAGACGCCATGTCGGTGGCGAGGGAGTTCAAAGTGCCCGACCACGCCAAAGACGACCCCCCAGGCCTCCTCCCAACCATCAGTCAAACCACAAATGCATGTGCGCGCAAGCGCGCACACAGACGGCTTCTAAAATGGGACATTTCAGAAGATTAAATCATGAGCCATAAGGTAGCATGTACACATAAATGCAACAAAAAGCCCGAACTGATTTCATTTCAGCTGTGTTCAAACGTCGAGAGCCAAGAAGCAAGCACTGGTGAAAAACAGGCGAGTTCATTACGTCCGGGCAAGGATGACTGGTCTGGAATAGGGTCGATACTCGAAAATAAATAACCCCTTCAGCTCACAACTCAACGCCTCATCAGATaaagacagaaaataaaaattgtgGTGCTGTAGCAGAAtaattaaatgctaaaaagttgtTAACGTACCTCAATAATTATTGTCACAGTGCATATTTTTAAAGTTAAAAACCAAAAGTTCTTGGGGTTACGATTCTTAAATCCCTTACAATCAACCTATGTGATTTGGAGTTTCTCTTGTATAAGCCCAAGCAGGATTCAGTTATTGCACAATACAGAAGGACcataaaatcattaaaaaaaaaaaaaaaaaggaataattTCAAACAAGTTCTCCCTGCCAACTCGATCCACGTTGGGTGCATTACATTCTGTCATCTTCACAACTGCTAAACATGCATCCAAAAACAGGCCTGGAGGTCTTCAGCATATCGGGTCCATCGTTCCAGTCAGAGGTCAAAGTTCAAAGACTGAATCATTAAAAGTGCTTATATACTCTGTAGGACTTTCTTCAGGAGTATGACAAAGTTACTCATTAGCAGGTATCATCTGTTAAAAGAAAACATTGGTTAATGACAAACATTCATTGTTAACTACTTCTTACCATTATAATATTCAAGATTTTTACGTGGGTTGTTTTTCATATATATGATGTACCTATAAATCAgggcaaacagaaaaacagcaggaatgAGAGCAGAAACTCACCGTGATACCACCATTTCGTTTTCTTTGGGTTCTTATTGCACGTTCTTACATAGAAGGAGTTATCAGGGGGGCGTCGCTGTCAAACACCAAGGAGAAGAGGAGAAAGAAGACATTAATGACAGAGCAGACAGGGTGGGGCGTCGCTaagggggacagagagagggcgGGGACGTCGCTaagggggacagagagagggcgGGGCGTCGCTaagggggacagagagagggcgGGGCGTCGCTaagggggacagagagagggcgGGGCGTCGCTaagggggacagagagagggcgGGGCTTCACTAaggggggacagagagagggcgGGGCTTCACTAAGGGGATGAGGGGGCATTGCTTAGGTGACAGAAAGAAAGAGGGCGGGGCGTCGCTaagggggacagagagagggtGGGGCTTCACTAAGGGGATGAGGGGGCATTGCTTAAGGGACAGAAAGAGGGCTGGGTGTATGTAAGGGGACAGATAGAGCGAGCAGGGTGTTGATTTATGGTCATTTTATGGTCCAGGGGTTTCGGGGCATGTCGCCCAGGGGCCTCAAGGGTCAAACAGTAACTGCCTGTCATTAAATAGCAGACGGACCGTGACTAGGGCAGTAATTTCTTAATGCCAGAGCAGAAGGCTGTACACTGCAGATGACCGCAGTATTTATGAGGCGAGGATCCATCTGCGCATATACAtgcacaggcagagagacatgcacaggcagagagacacgcacagacacacacacaaggtttTTGAACCCTTCCTCTGCTCTTCCACGGTCCCTTCGTTACCTTCTCTTTACAGCTGGACAGCATGCTGATAATGCTAAGGCAGACCGACTGCACGGACAATGCTGGGGACCAGTCCTCCGTCAGGATAGACAGGCAGATGTGGCCGTTGCTGTAGACGTGAGGATGCACAGGGATGTTCTCTCCAGTGAACATGACCTGCATGGCGGAAAGGCACAGAACATGTGAGCACCTCCATAAATGTCTTAGGAAATCAAAcaatccagcagggggcgcagtcATCTAAGGCAGGAAGAGCAGAAGACTCACTGTAACAGCTGAAACAACATGCAGCTGGACTACAGTCTGTACCCTAACCCAGAGGGCATATGCTGTGTTACCATCCTGTAGCTGAACTATAGTCTGTACCCTAACCTAGATGGCATATGCCGTGTTACTGGCCTGTAGCTGGACTATAGTCTGTACCCTAACCCAGAGGGCATATGCTGTGTTACCATCCTGTAGCTGGACTATAGTCTGTACCCTAACTCAGCTGGCATATGCTGTGTTACCACCCTGTAGCAGGACTATAGTCTGTACCCTAACCTAGATGGCATATGCTGTGTTACCGGCCTGTAGCTGGACTATAGTCTGTACCCTAACCTAGATGGCATATGCCGTGTTACTGGCCTGTAGCTGGACTACAGTCTGTACCCTAACCCAGAGGGCATATGCTGTGTTACCATCCTGTAGCTGGACTATAGTCTGTACCCTAATCCAGACGGCATATGCTGTGTTACCGGCCTGTATCTGGACTACAGTCTGTACCCTAACTCAGCTGGCATATGCTGTGTTACCACCCTGTAGCAGGACTATAGTCTGTACCCTAACCTAGATGGCATATGCTGTGTTACCGGCCTGTAGCTGGACTATAGTCTGTACCCTAACCTAGATGGCATATGCCGTGTTACTGGCCTGTAGCTGGACTATAGTCTGTACCCTAACCTAGATGGCATATGCTGTGTTACTGGCCTGTAGCTGGACTATAGTCTGTACCCTAACCTAGACTAGGGTGGCCGAGAAAGCCCAATGCAATTCAGGTCTAATAGAAAAACACGCtgcaaagcaacaaagcatATTATTCAAGTTCATAAAgaacctgcaaacacactgcAAACTCAAAGATGCTACACAAATTCAGAAAATActttaataaaaatgacaacaCATGCAAACCAAATGCACTGCACATTCACAGACACGCtgcaaatacagaaaacaacTGTCACTTTGGAAACATGCTACAGATAGCCACAGCACAATGGAAGTGTTTCTGTAGGACACATTTTCGGGTGGTCCCATGCTTGTGATAACGTTTATAACGTAAATGTTAAAACTTTGCAATTAATCTGgcaaactgatttttttcttttttatgtctcaggcagatcaccatataattgacatttgtatatttattacatgaatataaggtaataaaatggaCAATGTCGCTATTTACGTAATTATACTgatgatttcaaaatacagtacagctgt
This window harbors:
- the ube2wb gene encoding probable ubiquitin-conjugating enzyme E2 W-B, translated to MASMQKRLQKELLALQNDPPPGMTLNEKSVQNTITQWIVDMDGAPGTLYEGEKFQLLFKFSSRYPFDSPQVMFTGENIPVHPHVYSNGHICLSILTEDWSPALSVQSVCLSIISMLSSCKEKRRPPDNSFYVRTCNKNPKKTKWWYHDDTC